CAAACGTAACCGTCTGCTCTACTTCAAAAAGGACAAGCCTCCTACTGTTGAGATTTCTAAGCCAGAATCAATATCAATTTTGTTTGACGCCCTCATCGGAGGCGAACCTCGTCCACTTCCGGTTGATGAGTTGGAAACCACACAGGTGGGCGCTGAACGCACTAAGTTTCTCAAAAAGCTTCGCAAAGAGGCAAATGCCCTTGTGAAGGAGAAGGGTGTCAACAGCCTTTTCGTCGCTATTGGTACTTTGACGTGGAATGTTCCAGAAAAGCCCAAGGAACTTATCACGTCTCCTATCCTGCTCATACCAGTCGAATTAGGGAAAACTCCACGAAAAGAAGACTACACACTCTATTCAACTGAAGAAGAGGTTGCCCTGAACCCGGTGTTGGTGCAAAAGTTAAGCACTGACTTTGGAATCACCTTACCAGAGAACCAGATAGAATATGATTTGGGCTATAACGAACTTTTGAAAGGGATTCGTCAAGCTGTTGCTGAGTATCCTGGCTGGAAAGTGGAGAACACTGCCTATATTAGCTTATTCCAGAGGACAAAGGCAGCAATGATTCAGGACATCGAGCGGCTGGAACAAAATGAGGAAATAGTCGCCAACCATCCTATTCTGTTAGGGTTGGCGGGTAACTCGACAGCATACGAGTCAACGATTCCTCAGACAATTAATGCCAGAGAATTAGATGAGCGAGTTGACCCTGAATCAGTTTTCCAGATACTCGAAGCTGACTCTAGCCAGCAAGTCGTCATTGAGGCAGCCAAGGCAGGACTTAGCTTTGTAGTCCAGGGACCACCTGGCACGGGAAAGAGTCAAACCATCGTTAATATAATCGCTGAGCTGATAGGCGCAAACAAGCGCGTGCTGCTGGTTTCAGAAAAAGAAACTGCCTTAGAAGTTGTCTTTAACAAGCTGAAAGAATGTGGTCTTGAGGATACCTGCTTAAATCTTCACCATAGAGGAACAACTAATAAAAAATACTTTTACCAACATCTGAATAAAACTGTCAGTCAGCTCTTACAACGACATGAGTCACCAGAGCAAAGTGTTTTATTCAATGAGCTTCATCGCTATCGTAAAATTTTAAAGGATCACCCCGTCCGTTTACATCAGAAGCAACACCCCCTGAATAAGTCGGCTTTTGAACTCTATGGCGAACTTCTCAGACTTGAACGAGCTAATATTCCTGTACTGAAATTTACACTTTCTAATGTTAATGAGTGGTCTGAGTCACGATTATTGGATGCCAAGGAATTACTGCGTCAGCTCAGCGGATTTTTGCCATTTTTTCGGGGAGAACAAACAACTGTATGGACAAGAAGCCAGCTAAGATACTTTTCTTTTGAACGTCGTTCAGAATTTTTAGGAGGAATTGAAAGCCTGCGTAAATCCATTGAATTAGTTAAAAGGACTAGAGTTCGGTTGGGTGAGCTATTGGGAGGAGAAACATCTACAGAACTTGAAAATTTGTATTTAGCCGTAACCCATATTATTGCTGCTCCCGAAGTTCCAGAAGGATGGCCACGAGGAACAGATGTAAAAAACCTGAAGCAGTTGTTCTCCGATCTCGAATGGGAAGTTAAGACCATTGAAAGTAACTCTCTAAAAGCTAAGTACAGGGGTGAAATACTCGACTTAAATTTATCAGCAATCCTAGAACGATATCAACAGTATAAAGGAATTTCTCGCTTCTTCTGGTTGTCTTATTGGCAGGATCGAATAAGTCTACTTAAATGTCGGATAGTAAAAGGTCAAGTTTCCGATAAAGAATTGATGTCGAATCTTGAGACAGCAGTGCGACTTCAAGTCCTGCGTGACAGACTCAGAACTCCTCAACATCCAGCTCGCCCTGTTTTTAGACGATTTTTCCGCACAGAGAAACCGGACTTACATGGCATCCGGCGAGCGCTTAATTGGTTGATAGAACTGCAAAAATATGATCTTGATGCCGAGAAAGTAGCAACAGCTATTTCCTCACTAGATTGTCGTCGTGAACTGAAAAAAAATCGGGATAATCTGAAGACTAGCCAGCAACAGATTAAAGAAGGTTTTGACTTATTGTTGAATTACTTTCCACAGGATTTTATTGCTATTTTTATAACTCAATCTTTAGAAGCGGTGGAAGAATTTCTTAACACTGCCGAAAATGAACTTGACTTGTTCGAGGATTGGCTAACCTATCAAAAGTTGCTCGAACAAATAGACGCTTTAGGAGCTGGAGCATTTTTAGACAAGCTGCGAGAATCTGAGATTGCACCAGAATCTTGGTATTCCGTTCTAGAGAAAGGTGTTTACGAAAACTGGCTCACATTAATCCACACTAATAATCCTGAGCTACGGAACTTCCGCTCACATCTCCATGAGCAGGTAGTACGGGAATTTTCTGAACTTGATAAAAAGCAGTATGAAGTAGCAAGAGAGCGCCTTCGGCAGAGCCATGCTGAATGTTGGCGAGAGTGGTCTAGACAGTCAACGGCGAAGCAACAAATGCAGGTGCTTCAGAAACAGAGTGGAAAGCAAAAGAGGCATAAGGAAATCCGAGAGTTTATTACAAATGTCCCTGAACTTGTTACTACTCTCAAGCCCTGCTGGTTAATGAGTCCACTTGCAGTAAGCCAGTACGTTGATCCACAAGTGGTTAATTTCGATGTCGTTATCTTTGATGAAGCATCCCAAATCCGTACCGAAGAGGCAATCCCTTCGATTATGCGAGCGAAGCAGGTAATTATTGTTGGGGACAACAAGCAACTTCCGCCGACTTCTTTTTTCGTAGGCACTACCGCCGATGAGGAAGAAGATGAGGATGAGGATATCTACGAGAGTGTGCTTGACGAGTGCTTGACTTTCATGGAAAACCATACCCTAGTGTGGCACTACCGAAGTCAAGACGAGAGTTTGATTGCCTTTTCAAACCAGAAAATCTATGATTCACAGCTTATCTCTTTCCCCAACCCTGTGCAAGACGCTAATCGAGGCGTCCATTTTCGGTACGTTGAGGAGGGAATCTATGATCGCGGAGGGCGGCGAGACAATATCCGTGAAGCAGAGGAAGTGGCGCAACTAACGCTAGAGCATATTCAGCAAAATCCTGACCAATCTCTAGGTATTATTGCCTTCAGTCAAGCCCAAGCTAACGCCATTGAAGAGAAGCTCGATCAACTGAGTGCGACTTGTCCCGGCTTGGAAGAATTTTGTCAAGACGATTCATCTAAATTCTTTCTTAAATCTCTGGAACGGGTTCAGGGTGATGAGCGAGATGTGATTATTCTCAGCTTCGGATATGGGTTTGATAGTCAGGGTAAGTTCATCCATAATTTCGGTCCTCTTAACCCACTGCTAGTAGGAGAGCGGCGGCTAAACGTAGCAATAACCCGTGCTAAGTACAAGCTTCTGTTGGTTGCCTCAATTCAAGCAGAGAATTTAGACCTCAGTCGGACTAACAGTACAGGAGTGGCTTTGCTAAAAGACTACATGGCTTATGCGGCAAGTGGTGGTCAAAAACTGGAGGGGAATCAATCTGATGATTTAACTCGATTAAATTCTCCATTAGAAGACGACATCTACCAAGCTTTGATTGAGCGGAATTACCGAGTGGAGAGGCGGGTAGGTTTTTCAGATTACCAAATTGACCTAGCTGTAAAAGACGAGCAGCAGGATGAGTTTCTCTTGGGCATCGAGTGCGATGGGGTAACTTATAACAGATACCCAACTGTCCGCGATCGCGATCGCCTTCGGCAATTGGTTTTGGAGAAACTTGGCTGGCGTATTCACAGAATTTGGTCGAGAGAGTGGTTTCGCGACAGGAACAGTCAGATAGATAAACTTGTTGAACGACTGGAGGAAATCCGCCTTCAGAAATAAGTAGATGTTTCGGGATAAAGGAACAAAGAGGAGTCTACAGAATAATTGAGATGTAGTTTATGGAACCTGCACAACTTGAAGAGTTTCTAGAAAAGCTTAAAAAGCTGCAATCAATCATGACCGACGTTGCTACTTATAAGTCTGAAATTGAGTATGAGGAGGATGAGTACACCGAACTTTACCAAGAAGTCGCACTAAGATTTGAACTGCTACAGGAAGCGGGACTATCTATATCAAATCCAAACCCATTCAGGTCTCTCTGGGACTGGCATGATTACTGGTCATCACAATTAGACAATAAATATTCTGTACGGCGGCAATACATCCTTGACCTCTATGTAAGCGTTGCCGAACCCATTAAGAAATCTCTATACAAACAGAAGGTTCAAGCAACTTCCTCGGAAGAGTTTATTCAGGATTTGAAGCGTCGTCTCAACCCGCAAGCCTCGGCTCAGACACCTGCTTCTATTTCGATACANNNNNNNNNNNNNNNNNNNNNNNNNNNNNNNNNNNNNNNNNNNNNNNNNNNNNNNNNNNNNNNNNNNNNNNNNNNNNNNNNNNNNNNNNNNNNNNNNNNNGTTACACCTTTAATGTTAGCGCTAAACCGATTTGCTATTAAGGTTAACGATGCCAGTGAACGCCAAGAGGTTTTGGAGAGCGCTGGTGTCGATATTGCTCTTCTAAGCAATCTGAAACTGGGTGCAACACCCACTAAATTTGCTCCAGCGTTAGTCGCAGCGTTTAAAATTTATCCCATCTCTAATCGGCGCTTGAATTATCACCCGATGGTGAGTCTACTCAAGTACCTATGCGAACTCGCTCCGCTCTATGGACTAGCTGATCAAGATGTTGCTTTATTCTCTCGATTAGTTGAGCAGGGACAGGAAAATTTTAAGGCTTTAGCAGCTCGTAATGCAGTTGGCAGAATTGAGTCCCCCAAAGGACAAGGTATTGGTACTGGTGTTTTAATCGGCAAGAATCTGCTGCTCACCTGTAACCACATTTTCAGCAAAAGTCAGGTGCAAGAAGCCTGGGTACGTTTTAACTACACATTCGGGAGCTACTCCTTAGACTCAGATGTCTTTGAACTCGATCTGGATAAGCGAATACTCTGTAATCAACTCGATTACGCTTTGCTCAAAGTAAAAGGTGAGCCGAGACAACGGATAACTAACTGCATCAATGCCATACTAGATAGTAGTCAGGAAATTCGTCTGATTCACCATCCACGGGGACAGCATATTGTAATTTCTGGCTTGGGTCAGATTGTGCAAGTGGGAGAGGAGTACATCGACCACAACATCAGTACCGATGAGGGTTCATCTGGTGCGCCAATTTTTAATCGGGATTGGCAATTAGTGGCTATTCATCGGGGAAACCTGGGTATAGGACGTGCGGGTCGATCGCTTGAGGCAGGAACTACATCTGGTGTTCCTCTTCGCGCTTTCTGGCAATACATTCAAACTGAATTATCTTGATATTGGCAAGGAAGTGATTAATGAGCTTGTGGCAAAACTTCTCAGAAACCTTCAGGCGAGACTCGCCGAAGTATCAAGCCCTTTTCTTACC
The Coleofasciculus chthonoplastes PCC 7420 DNA segment above includes these coding regions:
- a CDS encoding DUF4011 domain-containing protein, with the protein product MNNAVTPAIQQRIKAWKDRLADLSKRNRLLYFKKDKPPTVEISKPESISILFDALIGGEPRPLPVDELETTQVGAERTKFLKKLRKEANALVKEKGVNSLFVAIGTLTWNVPEKPKELITSPILLIPVELGKTPRKEDYTLYSTEEEVALNPVLVQKLSTDFGITLPENQIEYDLGYNELLKGIRQAVAEYPGWKVENTAYISLFQRTKAAMIQDIERLEQNEEIVANHPILLGLAGNSTAYESTIPQTINARELDERVDPESVFQILEADSSQQVVIEAAKAGLSFVVQGPPGTGKSQTIVNIIAELIGANKRVLLVSEKETALEVVFNKLKECGLEDTCLNLHHRGTTNKKYFYQHLNKTVSQLLQRHESPEQSVLFNELHRYRKILKDHPVRLHQKQHPLNKSAFELYGELLRLERANIPVLKFTLSNVNEWSESRLLDAKELLRQLSGFLPFFRGEQTTVWTRSQLRYFSFERRSEFLGGIESLRKSIELVKRTRVRLGELLGGETSTELENLYLAVTHIIAAPEVPEGWPRGTDVKNLKQLFSDLEWEVKTIESNSLKAKYRGEILDLNLSAILERYQQYKGISRFFWLSYWQDRISLLKCRIVKGQVSDKELMSNLETAVRLQVLRDRLRTPQHPARPVFRRFFRTEKPDLHGIRRALNWLIELQKYDLDAEKVATAISSLDCRRELKKNRDNLKTSQQQIKEGFDLLLNYFPQDFIAIFITQSLEAVEEFLNTAENELDLFEDWLTYQKLLEQIDALGAGAFLDKLRESEIAPESWYSVLEKGVYENWLTLIHTNNPELRNFRSHLHEQVVREFSELDKKQYEVARERLRQSHAECWREWSRQSTAKQQMQVLQKQSGKQKRHKEIREFITNVPELVTTLKPCWLMSPLAVSQYVDPQVVNFDVVIFDEASQIRTEEAIPSIMRAKQVIIVGDNKQLPPTSFFVGTTADEEEDEDEDIYESVLDECLTFMENHTLVWHYRSQDESLIAFSNQKIYDSQLISFPNPVQDANRGVHFRYVEEGIYDRGGRRDNIREAEEVAQLTLEHIQQNPDQSLGIIAFSQAQANAIEEKLDQLSATCPGLEEFCQDDSSKFFLKSLERVQGDERDVIILSFGYGFDSQGKFIHNFGPLNPLLVGERRLNVAITRAKYKLLLVASIQAENLDLSRTNSTGVALLKDYMAYAASGGQKLEGNQSDDLTRLNSPLEDDIYQALIERNYRVERRVGFSDYQIDLAVKDEQQDEFLLGIECDGVTYNRYPTVRDRDRLRQLVLEKLGWRIHRIWSREWFRDRNSQIDKLVERLEEIRLQK
- a CDS encoding trypsin-like peptidase domain-containing protein, translating into VTPLMLALNRFAIKVNDASERQEVLESAGVDIALLSNLKLGATPTKFAPALVAAFKIYPISNRRLNYHPMVSLLKYLCELAPLYGLADQDVALFSRLVEQGQENFKALAARNAVGRIESPKGQGIGTGVLIGKNLLLTCNHIFSKSQVQEAWVRFNYTFGSYSLDSDVFELDLDKRILCNQLDYALLKVKGEPRQRITNCINAILDSSQEIRLIHHPRGQHIVISGLGQIVQVGEEYIDHNISTDEGSSGAPIFNRDWQLVAIHRGNLGIGRAGRSLEAGTTSGVPLRAFWQYIQTELS